The Acidobacteriota bacterium genome has a segment encoding these proteins:
- a CDS encoding single-stranded DNA-binding protein, which produces MAGLNKVILIGNLGRDPELRYTPGGSPVAEFTLATNDKWKDKDGNPQERTEWHNVVAWGRQAEICGEYLNKGRQVYVEGRIQTRSWDDKDGNKRYKTEVVARQVLMLGGRGEGQGPRAKTGEADSPKSSPPDAVSEPDPDYSDEDIPF; this is translated from the coding sequence ATGGCAGGACTGAACAAAGTCATTCTCATCGGCAACTTGGGACGCGATCCGGAGCTTCGCTACACCCCGGGCGGGTCGCCAGTCGCGGAGTTCACGCTCGCCACCAATGATAAGTGGAAGGACAAGGACGGCAACCCGCAGGAGCGCACCGAGTGGCACAACGTCGTGGCGTGGGGCCGGCAGGCGGAAATCTGCGGGGAGTATCTGAACAAAGGACGGCAGGTCTACGTCGAGGGGCGCATCCAGACCCGCTCGTGGGACGACAAGGACGGCAACAAGCGCTACAAGACGGAAGTAGTGGCACGCCAGGTTCTCATGCTCGGCGGGCGCGGCGAGGGCCAGGGTCCCAGAGCCAAGACCGGCGAGGCGGACTCCCCAAAATCATCGCCGCCGGATGCGGTCTCGGAGCCAGACCCGGACTACAGCGACGAGGACATTCCATTCTAA
- a CDS encoding diaminopimelate epimerase, protein MNAVPFYKMTAGGNDFLLFDNRSGCVPGGAAWISAACRRGLGAGADGAIYVEYSRKAHFRMRYFNADGKEAEFCGNGLQCAARFALMKVIAPRGMRIETARGVRKAEVRESDVSVELAAPREERLNLSLLLKGRGVTGNYVEAEVPHFVVFVEDLEACAVKELGRLIRSHPEFGPAGTNATFVQVEDEHRLQLRTYERGVEAETLACGTGSAAAAWTAVRLGLCAFPTACLTRGGGSFTIDSPSEGESLWLSGKARVVYAGELWDEIFDS, encoded by the coding sequence ATGAACGCCGTGCCGTTTTACAAGATGACCGCGGGGGGAAACGATTTTCTGCTTTTCGACAACCGCAGCGGCTGCGTGCCGGGCGGGGCCGCGTGGATCTCGGCGGCCTGCCGGCGCGGCCTCGGGGCGGGGGCCGACGGCGCCATCTACGTGGAGTACTCGCGCAAGGCGCATTTTCGCATGCGCTATTTCAACGCGGACGGAAAGGAGGCGGAGTTCTGCGGCAACGGGCTGCAATGCGCCGCGCGGTTCGCCCTTATGAAGGTCATCGCCCCCCGCGGGATGCGCATCGAGACGGCGCGTGGCGTCCGCAAGGCCGAAGTCCGGGAAAGCGACGTTAGCGTGGAGCTTGCCGCGCCGCGCGAGGAGCGGCTCAACCTTTCTCTGCTCCTCAAGGGCCGCGGCGTGACGGGAAACTACGTGGAGGCCGAGGTGCCGCATTTTGTGGTTTTCGTGGAGGACCTGGAAGCGTGCGCCGTCAAGGAACTCGGACGCCTGATTCGCAGCCATCCGGAGTTCGGCCCGGCGGGCACGAACGCGACGTTCGTGCAAGTCGAAGACGAGCACCGGTTGCAGTTGCGCACCTACGAGCGCGGCGTCGAGGCCGAGACCCTCGCCTGCGGTACGGGAAGCGCCGCCGCCGCATGGACGGCGGTGCGGCTGGGGCTCTGCGCTTTTCCCACGGCGTGCTTGACCCGCGGAGGCGGCTCCTTTACAATAGACTCACCCTCGGAAGGTGAAAGCCTGTGGCTTTCGGGAAAGGCGAGGGTGGTATACGCAGGGGAGTTGTGGGATGAAATCTTCGATTCTTAA
- a CDS encoding SurA N-terminal domain-containing protein, with amino-acid sequence MIGSMRENLKHLKWVIWAVIGAFIITIFAFWGGGARRGEAVAADWAATVDGEVITVIEFLNAYQNSERRYRETFYGMEREFNPAEMNLGYMIINDMITQWLLAAEAEKLGFRASDAELADAIMENPNFQRDGRFIGRDEYIRQLSRQGLSAAVWENQMQRYLLAGKMRNLLRSAVTITEKQIEERFHDTLRRVNLLYFFVPEDALPRDIAVSQADIKAYYEKNKESYTIPEERRVEYTVFGPEDYHARVKVTDEELRDYYERAKEFYHVSGERWRASHILIRLEELADDETREEKRILAESIADRARKGEDFAALARQYSEDPGSAVKGGDLGYFGPGQMVKPFEDAVKALEEGGVSDVVTTSFGFHIIKLQDFDPGGYYRTYEEVEPELREQFIEQRASSMAYDDAKELSQTLQAETFRETAQELGADIRDSGFFSRKQEGAFPEPLHELQKRAYFLSLHDISSPIAIGDRYAVFYVAERKENRIPDFDEVKDRIRKDVQDTRRETTYIKWAEKEIASVRSGKKSFGDLEEKFGREKDATGTFTCTNKPVRFEQKTPGLFEMVESMEEGDVGAYYLPEKGLMLFEVDLKVDFEESAYEKRKELLRDELIQIYQDEVIGSAVATLRLRSEVRTNHKLVLSAQGGKSSVPAAS; translated from the coding sequence GTGATTGGCTCGATGCGTGAAAACCTGAAGCACCTCAAGTGGGTCATTTGGGCCGTGATCGGGGCCTTCATCATCACCATCTTTGCCTTCTGGGGCGGCGGCGCGCGGCGGGGCGAAGCCGTCGCGGCCGACTGGGCCGCCACCGTGGACGGCGAGGTCATCACCGTGATCGAGTTCTTGAACGCCTATCAAAATTCGGAACGCAGATACCGGGAAACCTTCTATGGCATGGAAAGGGAGTTCAATCCGGCGGAGATGAACCTTGGCTACATGATTATCAATGATATGATTACGCAGTGGCTGCTGGCCGCGGAGGCGGAAAAACTGGGGTTCCGCGCCTCGGACGCCGAGCTCGCGGACGCCATCATGGAGAATCCCAATTTCCAGCGGGATGGGCGCTTCATCGGCCGCGATGAATACATCCGGCAGCTCTCCCGCCAGGGGCTGAGCGCCGCTGTCTGGGAGAATCAGATGCAGCGGTATCTGCTCGCCGGCAAGATGCGCAACTTGCTTCGCTCCGCGGTGACCATTACGGAAAAGCAGATCGAGGAGCGCTTCCACGACACGCTGCGCCGCGTGAACCTTCTGTATTTTTTCGTTCCGGAAGACGCTCTGCCCCGCGACATCGCGGTGTCCCAGGCGGACATCAAAGCCTACTACGAGAAAAACAAGGAGAGCTACACCATCCCCGAGGAGCGCCGCGTCGAATACACCGTCTTCGGCCCCGAGGATTACCATGCCCGCGTCAAGGTGACGGATGAGGAACTTCGGGATTACTACGAACGCGCCAAGGAGTTTTACCATGTCAGCGGGGAACGCTGGCGCGCAAGCCACATCCTCATCCGCTTGGAAGAGCTCGCGGACGACGAGACGCGCGAGGAAAAGAGGATTCTGGCCGAATCGATCGCCGACCGCGCCCGCAAGGGGGAGGATTTCGCTGCCTTGGCGCGCCAGTATAGCGAGGACCCGGGCTCGGCGGTGAAGGGCGGCGACTTGGGCTATTTCGGCCCCGGGCAGATGGTCAAGCCTTTCGAGGACGCGGTCAAGGCGCTTGAGGAGGGCGGGGTGAGCGACGTGGTGACCACCTCGTTCGGGTTTCATATCATCAAGCTCCAAGACTTCGATCCGGGCGGCTACTATCGAACTTACGAGGAGGTGGAGCCGGAGCTTCGAGAGCAATTCATAGAACAGCGCGCAAGCAGCATGGCTTACGACGACGCGAAGGAGCTGAGCCAAACGCTGCAGGCGGAGACGTTCCGGGAAACCGCACAGGAGCTGGGAGCCGACATCCGCGACAGCGGCTTTTTTTCCCGCAAGCAGGAAGGCGCCTTTCCCGAGCCCCTCCATGAGCTGCAGAAGCGAGCCTACTTCTTGAGCTTACACGACATTTCCTCTCCCATTGCAATCGGCGACCGGTATGCGGTGTTCTACGTGGCGGAGCGGAAGGAGAACCGCATTCCCGATTTCGACGAGGTCAAGGACAGGATCCGAAAGGACGTGCAGGACACGCGGCGCGAAACCACCTATATTAAGTGGGCCGAGAAGGAGATTGCGAGCGTCCGCTCCGGCAAGAAGAGTTTTGGCGATCTCGAAGAGAAATTCGGGCGCGAAAAAGACGCCACGGGCACGTTTACGTGCACCAATAAGCCCGTGCGCTTCGAACAGAAAACGCCCGGCCTCTTTGAAATGGTCGAGTCCATGGAGGAAGGAGATGTCGGGGCGTACTACTTGCCGGAGAAGGGGCTGATGTTGTTCGAGGTGGACCTTAAGGTGGATTTTGAGGAGAGCGCCTACGAGAAACGCAAGGAACTCCTGCGCGACGAGCTCATCCAAATCTATCAGGACGAGGTTATCGGCTCTGCCGTGGCGACGCTCAGGCTGCGCAGCGAAGTGCGCACGAACCACAAGCTGGTACTCAGTGCGCAGGGAGGAAAGAGCTCCGTTCCCGCCGCGTCGTAG
- a CDS encoding RNA-binding protein, translating into MKLYVGNLSFDITEDALRKEFEAHGEVASVAIITDKFTGRPRGFGFVEMNDDEQAKAAIGALNEKEFMGRNMKVNEARPRTEGGRGRGGGGGGRGGGRGGDRGGNRGGGNRW; encoded by the coding sequence ATGAAACTCTACGTTGGAAACCTGTCCTTCGACATAACGGAGGACGCGCTTCGCAAGGAATTCGAAGCCCACGGAGAAGTGGCCTCGGTGGCCATCATCACTGACAAATTCACGGGCCGGCCGCGTGGCTTCGGCTTCGTGGAAATGAACGACGACGAGCAGGCCAAGGCCGCCATAGGTGCGCTGAACGAAAAGGAATTCATGGGGCGCAACATGAAGGTCAACGAGGCCCGGCCGCGAACCGAAGGTGGCCGAGGCCGCGGCGGCGGCGGTGGTGGTCGCGGCGGTGGTCGCGGCGGTGACCGCGGCGGCAACCGAGGCGGCGGTAACCGCTGGTAA
- the bioF gene encoding 8-amino-7-oxononanoate synthase has protein sequence MSIFSHPNVAGTPAQDSPESFVRERLAALKAADGHRALKTPRGVDLSSNDYLGLSRHPAVIKGIFEAVEKYGAGSGGSRLLGGNLPLHEEVEETLARLKGREAALLFNSGYQGNVGILSALAGPGDQVFSDKLNHASIVDGIRLSKARIFAYRHCDMNDLEGDLKRHPTRSRSAKRLIVTDTVFSMDGDIAPLKDLVFLAKRYGAMLMVDEAHATGVFGPTGAGISEMLGVSGDVTLALGTCGKAMGVFGAYVVCDKEMRDYLINHARSFIFSTSLPPAVLGGILAAVDVIKGEPERRERLLERAAGVREELQEAGIDTLKSESQIVPVILGSESRALEFSRGLAEEGFDVRAVRPPTVPKGTSRLRLSLNASVAEEDLRRAVETIIRLYKEGV, from the coding sequence ATGTCAATTTTTTCGCACCCCAACGTGGCCGGAACGCCCGCGCAAGATTCTCCCGAATCTTTCGTGCGGGAAAGGCTGGCCGCGCTCAAAGCGGCCGACGGGCACCGCGCGCTCAAAACCCCGCGTGGCGTCGACCTCTCCTCGAACGACTACCTGGGGCTGAGCAGGCACCCGGCGGTCATCAAGGGAATTTTCGAAGCCGTCGAGAAATACGGCGCCGGCTCGGGGGGCTCACGGCTCCTGGGCGGCAACCTCCCGCTCCACGAGGAGGTCGAAGAAACGCTTGCCCGCCTCAAGGGCCGCGAGGCCGCGCTCCTTTTTAATTCCGGCTACCAGGGAAACGTCGGCATCCTCTCGGCCCTCGCGGGCCCGGGCGACCAGGTTTTCTCCGACAAGCTCAACCACGCCTCCATCGTGGACGGCATCCGCCTGAGCAAGGCGAGAATATTCGCCTATCGGCACTGCGACATGAACGACCTCGAAGGCGACCTCAAACGCCACCCCACACGCTCGCGCTCGGCAAAGCGCCTCATCGTGACCGACACCGTCTTCAGCATGGACGGCGACATCGCGCCGCTCAAGGACCTGGTGTTCCTTGCAAAACGATACGGCGCGATGCTCATGGTGGACGAGGCGCACGCCACGGGAGTGTTCGGACCGACCGGCGCGGGAATTTCCGAGATGCTCGGCGTCTCCGGGGACGTGACGCTCGCACTCGGGACATGCGGCAAGGCGATGGGCGTCTTCGGGGCCTACGTCGTCTGCGATAAGGAAATGCGAGATTATCTGATCAACCACGCCCGCAGCTTCATCTTCAGCACCAGCCTTCCGCCCGCGGTCCTGGGAGGCATCCTTGCGGCCGTCGATGTGATCAAAGGGGAGCCCGAGCGGCGCGAGCGGCTGCTCGAGCGCGCCGCTGGCGTCCGAGAAGAATTACAGGAGGCGGGGATCGACACCCTCAAGAGCGAAAGCCAGATCGTTCCCGTGATCCTGGGAAGCGAGTCGCGCGCGCTCGAGTTCAGCCGCGGGCTCGCCGAGGAAGGCTTCGACGTGCGCGCCGTCCGCCCCCCCACGGTGCCCAAGGGAACGTCGCGGCTGCGCCTCTCCCTGAACGCCTCCGTCGCGGAAGA